In Mesorhizobium sp. 113-3-3, a genomic segment contains:
- a CDS encoding L,D-transpeptidase family protein produces MLPKRLRVLTVRARPGHPSQGLLQAGKAVFACALGRGGISADKREGDGATPLGSMRILSGYFRGDQFAGGRRTRLAMTPIGPDLGWCEVPDDRNYNRPVKIPYGASHERMRRDDRLYDACLVLDWNISPRRRGRGSAIFFHLARDGYTPTQGCVAVTARTMARLLPLLSDRTVMRVVR; encoded by the coding sequence ATTTTGCCGAAACGGCTGCGTGTGCTGACCGTGCGGGCAAGGCCCGGCCACCCCAGCCAGGGCCTGCTGCAGGCCGGAAAAGCAGTGTTTGCCTGCGCGTTGGGGCGCGGCGGCATCTCGGCCGACAAGCGCGAGGGCGATGGCGCCACGCCGCTCGGCTCGATGCGGATCCTGTCGGGTTATTTCCGGGGCGACCAGTTTGCCGGCGGCCGCCGGACGCGGCTGGCGATGACGCCGATCGGGCCCGATCTCGGCTGGTGCGAGGTGCCGGACGACCGCAATTACAACAGGCCGGTCAAGATCCCCTATGGCGCCAGCCATGAGCGCATGCGGCGCGACGACCGGCTCTACGATGCCTGCCTGGTGCTCGACTGGAATATTTCGCCGCGCCGCCGGGGGCGCGGCAGCGCCATCTTCTTCCATCTGGCGCGTGATGGTTACACGCCGACGCAAGGCTGCGTGGCGGTCACCGCGCGCACGATGGCGCGGCTCTTGCCGCTGCTGTCGGATAGGACGGTGATGAGGGTGGTGAGATAG
- the gcvA gene encoding transcriptional regulator GcvA, with the protein MARLLPGTRALRTFEAAARHLNFTRAADELGLTPAAVSHQVKEIEDQLDLVLFTRTSRTMRLTEAGNVLHEASIDALDLLNRAVSRARKMTRGTALLKVTLDAQFATKWLMRRIDDFRHQRPGIELRFDITYDVRDFERDDVDIGIRFGTGKYPGLAAHRLFDNIIIPVCSPALLASGPPLNEPRDLFRHTLAHIEWSRQGVTWPNWSMWMQAAGVDDFDDSRTLVFGSSTDATQAALDGNAVALADFAMVANDLSQGRLVRPFELGIKVAPEFAYFLVYPQTVKDDARIAAFREWLLEEAAKTHGTEKA; encoded by the coding sequence ATGGCCCGCCTCCTGCCCGGGACGCGCGCGCTGAGGACCTTCGAGGCGGCGGCGCGTCACCTCAATTTCACCCGCGCCGCCGACGAGCTTGGGCTGACGCCGGCCGCGGTCAGCCACCAGGTCAAGGAAATCGAGGATCAGCTCGACCTGGTGCTGTTCACGCGCACCAGCCGCACCATGAGGCTGACGGAAGCGGGAAACGTGCTTCATGAAGCGTCGATCGACGCGCTCGACCTGCTCAACCGGGCGGTATCCCGCGCCCGCAAGATGACGCGCGGCACGGCGCTCTTGAAAGTGACGCTCGACGCCCAGTTCGCGACGAAATGGCTGATGCGCCGCATCGACGATTTCCGCCATCAGCGGCCAGGCATCGAACTGCGCTTCGACATCACCTACGATGTCAGGGACTTCGAGCGTGACGACGTCGATATCGGCATCCGGTTCGGCACCGGCAAATATCCGGGGCTTGCCGCGCACCGGTTGTTCGACAACATCATCATCCCGGTGTGCAGCCCGGCCCTGCTCGCTTCAGGCCCGCCGCTCAATGAACCGCGCGACCTCTTCCGGCACACGCTCGCGCATATCGAATGGTCGCGGCAAGGCGTCACCTGGCCGAACTGGAGCATGTGGATGCAGGCGGCCGGCGTCGACGATTTCGACGACAGCCGCACCCTCGTCTTCGGCTCCTCGACCGATGCCACCCAGGCGGCCCTCGACGGAAATGCCGTGGCGCTGGCCGACTTCGCCATGGTCGCCAACGATTTGTCGCAGGGGCGCCTCGTGCGCCCCTTCGAGCTCGGCATCAAGGTCGCGCCGGAATTCGCCTATTTCCTGGTCTATCCTCAAACCGTGAAGGACGATGCCCGCATCGCGGCGTTTCGTGAATGGCTTCTCGAGGAGGCGGCAAAGACGCACGGCACGGAGAAGGCATAG
- a CDS encoding glycosyltransferase family 25 protein codes for MADESGFPRDQVFTRICHVKQGYDDRRRHIVREFERRGVPVYFYTDWDRPDITPQIRDELVAPAFTHPAAVSLALKHVGIWRDFLETDLPYCLVFEDDVFLARDFVAKFRQGLSELGSPARKAVIYLGNGSNYYTPSWKLRKGQWLYPALHARCTDSYLITRPVAEARCAWIEQNKIYTSIDHQVEQMDEKLGIEMLWFERPIVEQGSENGAFETSISAKRYPRLYKSVKWTWKKYTRMIFGHNARS; via the coding sequence ATGGCCGACGAGTCCGGATTTCCACGCGACCAGGTGTTCACCCGAATCTGCCACGTCAAACAGGGCTATGACGACCGGCGCCGCCACATCGTGCGGGAATTCGAGCGGCGCGGCGTGCCGGTCTATTTTTACACGGACTGGGACCGGCCGGACATCACCCCGCAGATCCGCGACGAGCTGGTCGCGCCCGCCTTTACCCACCCGGCGGCCGTTTCGCTGGCGTTGAAACATGTCGGCATCTGGCGCGATTTCCTCGAAACCGACCTGCCCTATTGCCTGGTCTTCGAGGACGACGTCTTCCTCGCCCGCGACTTCGTCGCCAAGTTCCGGCAGGGGCTTTCCGAACTCGGCAGCCCTGCGCGCAAGGCTGTCATCTATCTCGGCAACGGCAGCAACTACTACACGCCGAGTTGGAAACTGCGGAAGGGCCAATGGCTCTACCCGGCGCTGCATGCCAGATGCACGGATTCCTACCTCATCACCCGCCCCGTCGCTGAAGCCCGTTGCGCCTGGATCGAGCAGAACAAGATCTACACCTCGATCGATCACCAGGTCGAACAGATGGATGAGAAGCTCGGCATTGAAATGCTGTGGTTCGAACGGCCGATTGTCGAACAGGGCAGCGAAAACGGGGCGTTCGAGACGTCCATTTCGGCGAAAAGATACCCGCGTCTCTACAAGAGCGTGAAATGGACGTGGAAGAAATACACGCGCATGATCTTCGGCCATAACGCCCGGTCGTGA
- a CDS encoding DUF1761 domain-containing protein: MDFSAVNWLAVIAAAVLACLFGAAWYMALSKPWLKAAKLDAATMKKSPLPFVISFIAELVMALVMALIVTAMTGGEPTLVAGLVFGFVLWLGFVATTLSVNHRYENFGWDLTLIDGGHWLGVLLIIGAVIGWFGAAAS, encoded by the coding sequence ATGGATTTTTCAGCAGTGAACTGGCTGGCAGTCATCGCCGCCGCCGTCTTGGCCTGCCTGTTCGGCGCCGCCTGGTACATGGCGTTGAGCAAGCCGTGGCTGAAAGCCGCCAAGCTCGATGCGGCGACGATGAAGAAATCGCCGCTGCCTTTCGTCATCAGCTTCATCGCCGAACTGGTCATGGCGCTCGTCATGGCGCTGATCGTCACCGCGATGACCGGCGGTGAACCGACATTGGTTGCCGGGCTTGTCTTCGGTTTCGTCCTCTGGCTGGGTTTTGTCGCCACGACGCTGTCGGTCAACCATCGCTACGAGAATTTCGGCTGGGACCTGACCCTCATCGACGGCGGCCACTGGCTGGGTGTCTTGCTGATCATCGGCGCGGTGATCGGTTGGTTCGGCGCCGCAGCTAGCTGA
- a CDS encoding class I SAM-dependent methyltransferase, whose protein sequence is MEGSLPHGRPDARAVTALTPHSAKQFILDNTALMAPPHVPEILLHLADEAHDLWQRTEDELVEIGLPPPFWAFAWAGGQGLARYVLDNPGTVRGKRVLDFASGSGLVAIAAVRAGAAEVIAADIDPFCATAIRLNGEANGVGIDFLGTDCIGTDAGWDVILAGDVFYDKSFADRLMPWFATLKARGAEIFVGDPGRSYMPKTGLEPLAVYEVEVTRALEDSLVKRTTVWRFA, encoded by the coding sequence ATGGAAGGAAGTCTGCCGCATGGGCGGCCTGACGCCCGCGCCGTGACGGCGCTGACCCCGCATAGCGCGAAGCAATTCATCCTCGACAATACGGCGCTGATGGCGCCGCCGCATGTGCCTGAGATTCTGCTGCATCTGGCCGATGAAGCGCACGATCTGTGGCAGCGGACCGAGGACGAGCTGGTCGAGATCGGCCTGCCGCCGCCCTTCTGGGCCTTTGCCTGGGCCGGCGGACAGGGCCTCGCCCGCTATGTCCTGGACAATCCCGGCACGGTGCGGGGCAAGCGCGTGCTCGACTTCGCCTCGGGTTCCGGCCTTGTCGCCATCGCCGCCGTCAGGGCGGGCGCCGCCGAAGTGATCGCCGCCGACATCGACCCGTTCTGCGCCACGGCGATCCGCCTCAACGGCGAGGCCAACGGCGTCGGGATCGACTTCCTCGGCACCGACTGCATCGGCACCGATGCGGGCTGGGACGTGATTCTGGCCGGCGATGTTTTCTACGACAAATCCTTCGCCGACCGCCTGATGCCGTGGTTCGCGACGCTCAAGGCGCGTGGCGCCGAGATCTTCGTCGGCGATCCCGGCCGATCGTATATGCCGAAAACAGGGCTGGAGCCGCTTGCGGTCTATGAAGTCGAAGTCACGCGGGCGCTGGAGGATTCCCTGGTCAAGCGCACCACCGTCTGGCGCTTTGCTTGA
- a CDS encoding EVE domain-containing protein has product MNYWLFKSEPSVFSFEALKAKGKAGTQWDGVRNYAARNNMKAMQIGDLGFFYHSNEGLNIVGIAEVCALAHPDTTSDDPRWECVDIRAVRDVPNPPTLEQVKANPKLAEMALVRLGRLSVQPVTPAEWKEVCRMGGLTPAP; this is encoded by the coding sequence ATGAACTACTGGCTGTTCAAATCCGAACCCTCGGTTTTCTCCTTCGAGGCGTTGAAGGCCAAGGGCAAGGCCGGCACGCAGTGGGACGGCGTGCGCAACTACGCCGCCCGCAACAACATGAAGGCCATGCAGATCGGCGATCTCGGCTTCTTCTACCATTCCAATGAGGGGCTCAACATCGTCGGCATCGCCGAAGTCTGCGCGCTGGCCCACCCCGACACCACGTCGGACGATCCGCGCTGGGAATGCGTGGACATCCGCGCGGTTCGCGATGTGCCGAACCCGCCGACGCTGGAACAGGTGAAAGCCAATCCGAAGCTTGCCGAAATGGCATTGGTGCGGCTTGGCCGGCTTTCCGTGCAGCCGGTCACTCCGGCCGAATGGAAGGAAGTCTGCCGCATGGGCGGCCTGACGCCCGCGCCGTGA
- a CDS encoding YciI-like protein: protein MLFAFVCKDKPGSLQVRLDTRPEHLAFLEGLNAQKKLAFAGPFLDADGKPNGSLVVVEAPDLAAAQALSAADPYAEAGLFESVEIRQWNWTFNKPAAS from the coding sequence ATGCTGTTTGCTTTTGTTTGCAAGGATAAACCCGGAAGCTTGCAGGTGCGCCTCGACACGCGGCCCGAGCATCTCGCCTTCCTCGAAGGGCTGAATGCGCAGAAGAAGCTGGCCTTCGCCGGTCCATTCCTCGATGCCGATGGCAAGCCCAATGGCAGCCTCGTGGTCGTCGAGGCGCCCGATCTGGCCGCTGCGCAGGCCTTGTCCGCCGCTGACCCCTATGCCGAGGCCGGCCTGTTCGAAAGCGTCGAAATCCGCCAGTGGAACTGGACGTTCAACAAGCCGGCGGCTAGTTAA
- a CDS encoding NAD(P)H-dependent glycerol-3-phosphate dehydrogenase translates to MTGEAMRGQDVGDPGNGSWRVAVLGGGAWGTALALAMLRAGHKVRLFARDPETVAAIGRGQNPRYLPGIAIAPGIEATSDIATALSGADCVLAVTPAQSLRATLAAAKDHMPDGIPLVLCAKGIERDTGALLSAIVEEILPRNPVAALSGPSFATDVARGLPTAVVVAAHDEALAADLAARFSAENLRCYSSDDLIGVEIGGALKNVFAIAAGAVTGAGLGASAQAAMVTRGFVELRRIGAAFGARPETLMGLSGLGDLLLTCSSTQSRNFAYGLALGQGKALAGLPLAEGVPTAAIAARIAAERGIDAPIITAVAAILDGAITIRQAVTALMTRPLKTEIND, encoded by the coding sequence ATGACTGGTGAAGCGATGCGCGGCCAAGACGTCGGCGATCCCGGCAACGGCAGCTGGCGAGTTGCCGTGCTCGGCGGCGGCGCCTGGGGCACGGCGCTGGCGCTGGCCATGCTGCGCGCCGGCCATAAGGTGCGCCTGTTCGCGCGCGACCCGGAAACCGTGGCGGCGATCGGCCGTGGCCAGAACCCGCGCTACCTGCCCGGCATCGCCATCGCGCCCGGCATCGAGGCGACATCGGACATCGCGACGGCGCTCTCCGGGGCCGATTGCGTGCTGGCGGTGACGCCGGCGCAATCGCTACGTGCGACACTGGCGGCAGCGAAGGATCATATGCCCGACGGCATCCCGCTCGTTCTCTGCGCCAAGGGCATCGAGCGCGACACAGGCGCCCTGCTGTCGGCAATTGTCGAGGAAATCCTGCCGCGAAATCCGGTCGCCGCGCTGTCCGGCCCGAGCTTCGCCACCGACGTCGCCCGCGGCCTGCCGACAGCGGTGGTGGTCGCCGCCCATGATGAGGCGCTAGCAGCTGACCTTGCCGCCCGTTTTTCCGCTGAAAACCTGCGCTGCTATTCCAGCGACGACCTGATCGGCGTCGAGATCGGCGGCGCCTTGAAGAATGTCTTTGCCATTGCCGCAGGTGCGGTCACCGGCGCCGGGCTCGGCGCCAGCGCCCAGGCCGCAATGGTAACGCGCGGCTTCGTCGAACTGCGCCGCATCGGCGCGGCCTTCGGCGCCAGGCCGGAGACCCTGATGGGGCTTTCCGGCCTTGGCGACCTGCTGCTGACCTGCTCATCCACGCAATCGCGCAATTTCGCCTACGGGCTGGCGCTTGGACAAGGCAAGGCGCTTGCCGGGCTGCCGCTGGCCGAGGGCGTGCCGACGGCGGCGATCGCCGCCCGTATTGCCGCCGAGCGCGGCATCGACGCGCCGATCATTACCGCTGTCGCAGCCATACTGGACGGCGCCATCACCATTCGCCAGGCGGTGACGGCCCTGATGACCCGGCCGCTGAAGACCGAAATCAACGATTGA
- the tsaD gene encoding tRNA (adenosine(37)-N6)-threonylcarbamoyltransferase complex transferase subunit TsaD, protein MRVLGIETSCDETAASVVALEGDAAPKILSNIVLSQIEEHAAFGGVVPEIAARAHVEALDGIVEAALADSGTALADIDAIAATAGPGLVGGLIVGLMTAKAIAAAAGKPLIAVNHLEGHALTARLTDGLEFPYLLLLVSGGHTQILAVRGVGDYQRWATTIDDALGEAFDKTAKMLGLPYPGGPNVEKAAQTGDAKRFAFPRPMKGSAQPDFSFSGLKTAVRQAATAIEPLSDQDVADICASFQAAVADALADRVSRALARFSQTFPGTKNPALVVAGGVAANRTIKATLERLCTDAGFTFVAPPLKLCTDNAAMIAWAGIERLREGMAQENGFDFVPRSRWPLDSISAPMVGSGRRGAKA, encoded by the coding sequence ATCCGCGTTCTGGGCATTGAGACGAGTTGCGACGAAACCGCCGCCAGCGTCGTGGCGCTGGAGGGCGATGCCGCGCCGAAAATCCTGTCCAACATCGTGCTGTCCCAGATCGAGGAACATGCCGCCTTCGGCGGTGTCGTGCCCGAGATCGCCGCGCGCGCCCATGTCGAGGCGCTGGACGGTATCGTCGAGGCCGCCCTTGCCGATTCGGGTACGGCCCTTGCCGATATCGATGCGATCGCCGCCACGGCCGGCCCCGGCCTGGTCGGCGGCCTGATCGTCGGGCTGATGACGGCCAAGGCGATCGCCGCCGCCGCAGGCAAGCCGCTGATCGCCGTCAATCACCTCGAAGGCCATGCCTTGACGGCGCGGCTGACCGACGGGCTTGAATTCCCCTATCTGCTGCTGCTGGTCTCCGGCGGCCACACGCAAATCCTGGCCGTGCGCGGCGTCGGCGACTATCAGCGCTGGGCCACCACCATCGACGACGCGCTCGGCGAAGCCTTCGACAAGACCGCCAAGATGCTCGGCCTGCCCTATCCCGGCGGGCCGAATGTCGAGAAGGCGGCGCAGACGGGCGACGCCAAGCGCTTCGCCTTCCCGCGTCCGATGAAGGGTTCGGCGCAACCCGATTTCTCCTTCTCCGGCCTGAAGACCGCCGTGCGCCAGGCGGCGACGGCGATCGAACCCTTGAGCGACCAGGACGTCGCCGACATCTGCGCCTCCTTCCAGGCGGCGGTCGCCGATGCGCTGGCCGACCGCGTTTCGCGCGCTTTGGCTCGGTTCAGCCAGACATTTCCGGGCACGAAGAACCCGGCTCTGGTGGTTGCCGGCGGCGTCGCCGCCAACCGCACCATCAAGGCAACGCTGGAACGGCTCTGCACCGACGCCGGCTTCACCTTCGTCGCACCGCCGCTGAAACTTTGCACCGACAATGCCGCGATGATCGCCTGGGCCGGCATCGAACGGCTGCGCGAAGGCATGGCGCAGGAGAACGGCTTCGACTTCGTGCCGCGCTCGCGCTGGCCGCTCGACAGCATCTCGGCGCCGATGGTTGGTTCGGGCCGGCGCGGAGCCAAGGCATGA
- the hemC gene encoding hydroxymethylbilane synthase codes for MQTTLKIGTRGSPLALAQAHETQARLMAAHGLPAEAFEVVVISTSGDRIQDRPLSEAGGKGLFTKEIEEALLAGKIDIAVHSSKDMPTRLPDGLELSAFLPREDPRDAFVGKAAKTIAELPRGAKVGSSSLRRQALIRRMRPDLDVVMFRGNVQTRLRKLDEGVAAGTILAFAGLKRLGLEHVATDLMPLDIFPPAPGQGAIGIETRIGDPDVEKMLVAIHDVPTGQALACERAFLAALDGSCRTPIAGYAAIETGKLSFAGLIISPDGTQSHTIELQGSAADAAGIGEEAARSVRAKASEKFFDGWL; via the coding sequence ATGCAAACAACCTTGAAAATCGGAACACGCGGCAGCCCGCTGGCACTGGCCCAGGCGCATGAAACTCAGGCGCGGCTGATGGCCGCGCACGGCCTGCCGGCGGAAGCGTTCGAAGTCGTCGTCATCTCGACCAGCGGCGACCGCATCCAGGACCGGCCGCTGTCGGAAGCCGGCGGCAAGGGCCTGTTCACAAAGGAGATCGAAGAGGCTTTGCTGGCGGGCAAGATCGACATTGCCGTGCATTCGTCGAAGGACATGCCGACGCGATTGCCCGATGGCCTGGAACTCTCCGCCTTCCTGCCGCGCGAGGACCCGCGCGACGCCTTTGTCGGCAAGGCGGCGAAGACCATCGCAGAGCTGCCGCGCGGAGCCAAGGTCGGTTCGTCGTCGCTCAGGCGGCAAGCACTGATCCGCCGCATGCGGCCGGATCTCGACGTGGTGATGTTCCGCGGCAATGTGCAGACGCGGCTGCGCAAGCTCGACGAAGGGGTCGCGGCCGGCACCATCCTCGCCTTTGCCGGGCTGAAGCGGCTTGGCCTGGAGCATGTCGCCACCGATCTGATGCCGCTCGACATTTTTCCGCCGGCACCTGGCCAGGGGGCGATCGGCATCGAGACGCGCATCGGCGACCCTGACGTCGAAAAGATGCTGGTCGCCATCCACGATGTGCCGACCGGACAGGCGCTCGCCTGCGAACGCGCCTTCCTGGCGGCGCTCGACGGTTCCTGCCGCACGCCGATCGCCGGCTATGCGGCGATCGAGACCGGAAAGCTTTCTTTCGCCGGGCTGATCATCTCACCCGACGGTACGCAGTCGCACACGATCGAACTGCAGGGATCCGCAGCTGATGCCGCAGGCATCGGCGAGGAGGCCGCACGGTCGGTGCGGGCCAAGGCCAGTGAAAAGTTCTTCGACGGCTGGCTCTGA
- a CDS encoding uroporphyrinogen-III synthase — translation MLRVLVTRPEPGASRTARRLQHIGFQPILLPLTETAALPADTGFVTGDAIAVAVTSANAVRHASKEVIAALADLPCHAVGARTAEAARKMGFSCVIEGSGDAEALAESIAASHPGKAIAYLCGRVRFPVFEQRLKEAGVQVRAVETYDTLPVRHSDETVLALLSGQPVDAVLLYSAKAAAAMQGLTKRPALQGAFEKTMFFALSARIAAAFDGGAGTAIRIAAQPDEEALLALLPVLP, via the coding sequence ATGCTTCGCGTCCTGGTGACCAGACCGGAGCCGGGCGCCTCGCGCACGGCGCGGCGGCTTCAGCATATAGGGTTCCAGCCGATTCTCCTGCCGTTGACCGAAACGGCGGCCTTGCCGGCCGATACGGGGTTCGTCACCGGCGATGCCATCGCGGTTGCCGTCACCAGCGCCAATGCCGTGCGCCATGCCTCGAAAGAGGTGATCGCGGCGCTGGCTGACCTGCCTTGCCATGCCGTGGGCGCCAGGACCGCCGAGGCAGCGCGCAAGATGGGGTTCTCTTGCGTCATTGAAGGCTCCGGCGATGCCGAGGCGCTGGCCGAAAGCATCGCGGCATCGCATCCCGGCAAGGCAATCGCCTATCTCTGCGGACGCGTGCGGTTTCCGGTGTTCGAACAGAGGTTGAAGGAGGCGGGAGTCCAGGTCCGCGCCGTGGAGACCTACGACACGCTGCCGGTGCGGCATTCCGACGAGACCGTCCTCGCGCTGCTGTCCGGCCAGCCAGTCGATGCTGTACTGCTCTATTCGGCCAAGGCGGCCGCCGCGATGCAGGGCTTGACCAAACGGCCTGCACTGCAAGGAGCCTTTGAAAAGACTATGTTTTTCGCACTTTCCGCGCGCATCGCCGCTGCTTTCGACGGCGGCGCCGGCACAGCAATCCGCATTGCCGCACAGCCCGACGAGGAGGCGTTGCTGGCGCTTTTGCCGGTGCTGCCCTGA
- a CDS encoding COG4223 family protein, translated as MVKTPKMRHSKSRREPVTIDLEPGAVSRIVDEDAAKAAAQADEAKEAADASQPEAPEEPVHADQTDLEPWEHADGVGQAGAEPSAQAKAIEPELPYPGSDKPADRPAASDYNFEDASAKRSDDRQEKTQTREEKMAPTPPAKRGGLNGIAAGIIGGVIALAGAGGLQFAGVLGAPGSGAGVSLDGVNGEIASLKSDIASLKEAGGNNDAAAKVVGLSSGLEQVKADIAALKSAVEKGGAGDNAGLAALGDKVKQIETAVAALGKAGSAAPVDLAPLNEKLAGLDALVKSAGEAAKAQDGRLTALEQSVSQLSGKVDAQASQPKIALAIAASALKSALDRGAPFSAELDTLAAISPNAPELATLRPYAEKGVPTRTEIAAQMDAAANAMVAAATPVDQNAGFLQNLMSSAESLVKVRPIGAVEGPGAPETVARMEVAVTQGDYAKALSEYNSLPEAVKAAGADFAGKLKARIEVETQVDALISGAMKA; from the coding sequence ATGGTCAAGACGCCGAAGATGCGACACTCGAAAAGCCGCCGCGAGCCGGTGACCATCGATCTCGAGCCCGGTGCCGTCTCCCGCATCGTCGACGAGGATGCCGCCAAGGCAGCGGCCCAGGCCGACGAGGCGAAGGAAGCCGCCGATGCCTCGCAGCCGGAGGCTCCCGAAGAGCCGGTGCACGCCGACCAGACCGATCTCGAACCCTGGGAGCATGCCGATGGCGTGGGGCAGGCCGGGGCGGAGCCGTCCGCGCAGGCCAAGGCCATTGAGCCGGAACTGCCCTATCCCGGTTCGGATAAGCCAGCCGATCGCCCTGCCGCCTCCGACTACAATTTCGAGGACGCATCGGCCAAGCGCAGCGACGACAGGCAGGAAAAAACCCAGACGCGGGAGGAAAAGATGGCGCCGACACCTCCGGCAAAGCGTGGCGGTCTCAACGGCATTGCCGCCGGCATTATCGGTGGCGTCATTGCGCTCGCCGGCGCCGGCGGCTTGCAATTTGCCGGCGTGCTTGGCGCGCCGGGTTCCGGCGCGGGAGTCTCGCTCGACGGCGTCAATGGCGAGATTGCTTCGCTGAAGAGCGACATCGCCAGTCTCAAGGAAGCCGGCGGCAACAACGATGCAGCGGCGAAGGTGGTCGGGCTTTCCTCTGGGCTGGAGCAGGTAAAGGCCGATATCGCGGCGCTGAAATCGGCGGTCGAAAAGGGCGGCGCTGGTGACAATGCCGGGCTTGCCGCCCTTGGCGACAAGGTCAAGCAGATCGAGACCGCGGTCGCGGCCCTCGGCAAGGCCGGCAGCGCAGCACCGGTCGATCTCGCCCCGCTCAACGAGAAACTGGCCGGTCTCGACGCGCTGGTGAAATCGGCGGGCGAGGCGGCCAAGGCGCAGGACGGCCGGCTGACCGCGCTGGAACAGTCGGTGTCGCAGCTTTCCGGCAAGGTCGACGCCCAGGCGTCGCAGCCGAAGATCGCGCTCGCCATCGCCGCTTCGGCGCTCAAGTCGGCACTCGACCGCGGCGCGCCATTCTCGGCCGAACTCGATACGCTGGCGGCGATCTCGCCCAATGCTCCGGAGCTTGCGACCTTGCGGCCCTATGCCGAAAAGGGCGTGCCGACCCGCACCGAGATCGCCGCGCAGATGGATGCCGCCGCCAATGCCATGGTCGCCGCCGCCACGCCGGTGGACCAGAATGCCGGTTTCCTGCAGAACCTGATGTCGAGCGCCGAATCGCTGGTCAAGGTCCGGCCGATCGGCGCCGTCGAGGGTCCGGGCGCGCCGGAAACCGTGGCGCGCATGGAAGTGGCGGTCACCCAGGGCGACTACGCCAAGGCGCTAAGCGAATACAACTCGCTGCCCGAGGCCGTGAAGGCCGCCGGCGCCGACTTTGCCGGCAAATTGAAGGCGCGCATCGAGGTCGAAACCCAGGTCGACGCGCTGATCTCCGGCGCGATGAAGGCATGA